Genomic segment of Pseudothermotoga hypogea DSM 11164 = NBRC 106472:
CGTGAAGAGATCACTCTCTGTGGTGATCGTGTTTTTGTCACTCGGCGTATACTTCGCAATGAACGCAGCAAATTCTGTGAACTCGTTCGGTCTGGATCTCTACAGAGTGCTCGCGAGCAAGGAAGGAAACATCTTTTTCTCACCGTTCAGTATAAGTACCGCTCTGGCGATGACTTACCTCGGTGCGGATGGAAACACGGCTTTGCAGATGAAGCGAGTGTTGCACTTCGAAGACGAAGGCCTCCACGAAAGTTTTTCAGAATTGATCACTTCACTCAACAAACCAGCAGAAGCTTACAAACTGATCACAGCCAACGCGCTGTGGGTGCAGAAGAACTATCCACTGTTGGATTCTTTCCTCAGAGACATCGAAAGGTATTACAGAGCGCCTGTCAACATCGTCGATTTCGTGACCGATCTGGACAATTCAATTCGAAAGGTCAACGAATGGATTGAAGAAAAGACCGCGGGGAAGATCAAGAACATGCTCACGAGAGACGACGTCGACAGTCTCACCAGACTGATCCTGACCAACGCGATCTACTTCAAAGGCAGATGGAAAATACCGTTCGACGAGAAGTTGACGAAGAAGGATTTCTTCCATGTGAACGAAACTACAAAGGTCGAAGTGGACATGATGGAACTCACAGAGAAATTCGAATACTACGAAGATGACCAAGTTCAAGTTCTGAAACTTCCGTACGCAGAAAGCAGTCTTTCCATGGTCATCGTTCTGCCGAGAGCGGGTGTAGAGTTGATTGAGCTGGAAAAGGATCTAACGAAAGAAAAGATCGAAGGATGGCTGAAGAATCTCAGTGAAACAAGGGTTCAGGTGTTTTTGCCAAGGTTCAAGATTTTGGAACGTCTATCGATGAAGGAAACGCTCATGAAGATGGGCATGGTCGATCCGTTCACTGACAGGGCCGACTTTTCAAAGATCGATGGAACTCACATGTTGAAGATTCAGAACGTGATACACCAGGCCTTCGTGGAAGTCAACGAGGAAGGTACTGAAGCGGCAGCCGCAACCGCGGTGATCATGGGTATCAAGATGGCGATGCCAGTCATGCCGGTGATCTTCAGAGCCGATAGACCGTTCATGTTCTTGATTCAGGAAGAAACCAGCAACACCATACTCTTCATGGGCCGACTGCAGAAGCCGTGACAAGGTGAAAAATCTGTATCGATGTGATTGACGAAGAAAGACAGAGCAATCGAATGAAAAAATGAGTTTTGAGCAATTATTCAGGAGAAGCTTCCCAATCTTCCAGTTCTCCGTGCCGCACCGGATTTGGCAGATGGTTTGACCTGTGGTATTTTTGAAGCAAAAGCTTCCATTTCGTTTTCGGATGGAAGCATTTACTTCAAAGGAGGTTTTCTTATGAGAAGGTTGCTCGTGTTCGTTTCGTTGGTTCTTGCGACTCTACTTCTCGCAGCTTATCCAGACAAGCCCATCACCTTCATCATCCAAGCGGCTCCCGGTGGGGCTTCGGACATGGTTTCGAGAACCATCACAGCCATCGCACAAGAGATACTCAAGGTTCCCATCAACTGCACCAACATCACAGGTGCTGCTGGTGCCATCGCGATGAAGAGACTTCAAACCAGCAAACCCGACGGTTACACCATGGGCTATGTGCCCGTCGAACTCTCGATGGTTAAGGCGCTGGGTTACGCAGACTTTGGTCCGGAAGATTTCGATCTGCTCATGAGAATAATGGTTATACCAGCCGCCCTCACAGTGAGAGCCGATTCACCTTGGAAAACTGCTCAAGAATTCATCGAGTATGTGAAAACTCGACCTGGCACGGTGACTGTGGGTAACTCGGGACCAGGTTCCATCTGGCACATCGCCGCGCTGAGCCTTGAAAAAGCTACGGGTATAAAACTCGTCCATGTCCCATTCGATGGTGCTGCCCCCGCGGTTGCTGCCCTTTTGGGAGGACACATCACAGCTGTGACGGTCAGCCCCACGGAGGTCAAAGCGGGTGTAGAATCAGGTCAACTCAGAATCTTGGCCGTGATGAGCGACGAGAGAACCCCTCTGTTCCCTGACGTACCAACGATGAAGGAGCTCGGTTACGATGTCTCGATCGCGGCGTGGGGAGGCTTGGCATTGCCCAAAGGTGTCGATCCAGAAGTTTACAAGATACTCGCAGATGCGTTCAAAAAGGCTTACGACAGTGAAACCTTCCAAAAGTTCCTGCTCGACAGGGGCATGACACCAGCCTACCTCGATGGACAAAAGTTCAAAGAATTCGCCGTAGCTCAGTACAACATGTTCATGGAACTCATACCGAAGGCGCTCGGAAAATGAACAGAAGGCTGCCCCGATGGGCAGCCTTTAACTTCGAGGTGAGAGGATGGGTGATTTGATTTTCTCGTTGGTTTCAATAGCGTACTCGATTTATCTGTTGGTTGAGTCTTCAAAGCTTCCAGCTGGTATAGCAACGATTCCAGGCCCGGGATTCTTCCCAAGGTTGATAGCTTCAGTGATTCTTGTTCTGGCCTGTTTGCTCTTGACTTTCAGTCTTCGGAGGTTCTTCAAGAAAACCACAACTCCCTTTCCCAAGGGAAGATGGGCTCAAGTCTCTCTGGTTCTGATCACGATCCTTTTGTACGTTCTGCTCTGGGGCAGATGTAATTTTTTGCTCAACACGTTCTTGATGTTGTTCTCGATCCACATCGTCACGGGATCGAAATGGTACATGGGTTTGATTGGCTCGGCGGTTTTGAGCATCGGTGTTTTTCTTCTGTTCGGCAATGTTTTTCACGTGCTTTTCTTCTGAAGGGGTGATCGTGTGCAACAGTTCGTGCAGGGATTTTTACAGGCTATCGATCCACGGGCGATAATCTATCTGCTCGTGGGAACGTTCTCTGGCCTCATCATCGGAACTCTTCCGGGTTTGACGGCAACGATGGCGGTTGCTATAATCACCCCTCTAACTTTTTGGTTGTCACCCAACGAAGGACTCGCGATGCTCATCGGAGTGTGGAATTCCGCTATTTTCTCCGGTGGGATATCGGCCATCCTCATAAACACTCCAGGTACCCCCGCATCGATCGCGTCCACCTTCGATGGGTTCGCCTTGACGAAGAAAGGTATGGCTGGTCTCGCGCTCGGAATAAACGTCGTTTTCTCATGCGTCGGCGGAATATTGGGTATCGTTGCGCTGATCGCCGTTGGTTTTCCGCTCGCGAAGTTCGCGCTGTCCTTCGGACCCGCCGAGTACTTCACCCTCGCAATCTTTGGACTCTCAACGATGGTCGCTGTCTCCGGCAAGTCCATTTTGAAGGGAATGATAGCGGGATTTCTCGGATTCTCGATCGCCCTGATTGGACTCGATCCCATCTTCGGTTCGGAGAGGTTCACCTTTGGCAGGATGGAGCTTCTGGGTGGTATTTCTTTCATACCGGTCATGATAGGTCTGTTTGGAATCGGAGAAGTTCTGTCGCAAATTTTCACCAAGAGTCGGACCATGTCAGCAGACGCACGAATCACCACACAACTCAAAAGGGTGGTTCCGACCTTCAAAGAGGTGAAGGATTTGACGCCCGTGGCATTGCTGTCGTCCCTCATAGGTATAGTCATAGGTGTCATACCAGGTGCGGGAGCAGACATCGCAGGTTTGGTGGCGTGGGATCAGAGTAGGAGAATAGCGAAGAGACCCGAGGAGTACGGCAAAGGTTCGTTAGAAGGTTTGGCCGCATCGACGACAGCGAACAACGCTTGCCTTGGCGGAGCCTTGACAACAATGATGGCACTCGGTCTGCCCGGAGACGCCGTCACTGCGATTCTGATAGGCGCTTTCATAATCTACGGTGTGCAACCTGGACCGATCATGTTCCGAGACCACGCCAATTTCGTCTACATGGTCATAACGCTGATGTTGCTCGCCAACGTTGTTTTCCTCGCCGTTGGGTTCTTCTTTTCGAAAATTCTCACGAAGTTTCTCTCTTTACCTCAAAGCTTCATTTGGGCAACGATAATCATCTTATCGCTCGTTGGAAGTTACGCTATAAACAACAGCGCATTTGACCTCATGATCGTGTTTCTGTCAGGTGTGTTGGGATTCATTTTCAGATTGCTCGATGTGCCACTCGGTCCGATCGTTCTCGCGCTAATACTCGGTCCGATGGCAGAAGCTAACATGAGAAGAGCACTGATACTGAGTGGGGGCAGTTTCACCACTTTCTTCACCAGGCCGATCTCCTTGGTCTTGTTGATCCTCTCTGCGGTATCGTTGCTCACATCTGTGCTGAGGAAACGAAAATCGTGAACGGAGGAGATACCTTGTTAGAGAGATTGCTCGACAGCAAAATCTTGATAGTCGTTCGTGGTTTGAACGTGAGAGAAGCGATGGACCTGTGTGAGATACTCTTGGAAAACGACCTTAGGTTCGTTGAGGTGAGCTTCTCCGAAGAGGACGCCGACAAAGTCCTGAAGGCGTTGAAAACACACTTTGGCGGCGAGCTCTTCCTCGGTGCAGGGACCGTGTTCGATGAAAGAAACTACCAAAGGGCGATCGCGGCGGGTGCTGATTACCTCTTGAGTCCAGGTTTGAGTTCAAGAGTGGCGGAGTTATCGAGAAAGGACCGTGTAGCGTACGTTCCGGGCGTTTTCACCTCCACCGATGTGCAGAACGCTCTGGAGTTGGGCCTCGATGTGCTCAAGTTGTATCCAGCCGACGTGAACCTGCTGCGATCCTATCGTGGACCTTTTCCGAAAGTGAAGTTCATCCCGTTCGGTGGTGTGACGGACGAAAACGTGACTCGATACTTCTCCAGTGGTGCAGCGGCCGTTGGCGTAGGTTCCTACATAGCAAACAAGAAGTTGCTACAAGAAAGAAACTTCAAAGAACTGGATGATCGAATAAAGAAGATCAAGAGTTTGATCGGTGGTTCGAGTGGATCTGAGTGTTGACATAGGGGGCACGAAAACTTTAGTTGCCGCATTCGATGAAGACAGTTTGGTTCCTCGTGAAGTGCTCCAGTTCCCCACAGAACCTCACAGAGGTTTTGAAGACTTTTTGCGCAGACTCACCGAAACGGGCAAGAAGCTCTTGAGCGGTGAGCAACTCAGGATCTGGGCTATCTCCACCGCTGGAGCAGTCGACGATGATGGAAACGTGCTGTGGTCACCAAATTTGGGATGGAAAAACCTCGCGTTGAAGCA
This window contains:
- a CDS encoding serpin family protein encodes the protein MKRSLSVVIVFLSLGVYFAMNAANSVNSFGLDLYRVLASKEGNIFFSPFSISTALAMTYLGADGNTALQMKRVLHFEDEGLHESFSELITSLNKPAEAYKLITANALWVQKNYPLLDSFLRDIERYYRAPVNIVDFVTDLDNSIRKVNEWIEEKTAGKIKNMLTRDDVDSLTRLILTNAIYFKGRWKIPFDEKLTKKDFFHVNETTKVEVDMMELTEKFEYYEDDQVQVLKLPYAESSLSMVIVLPRAGVELIELEKDLTKEKIEGWLKNLSETRVQVFLPRFKILERLSMKETLMKMGMVDPFTDRADFSKIDGTHMLKIQNVIHQAFVEVNEEGTEAAAATAVIMGIKMAMPVMPVIFRADRPFMFLIQEETSNTILFMGRLQKP
- a CDS encoding tripartite tricarboxylate transporter substrate binding protein encodes the protein MRRLLVFVSLVLATLLLAAYPDKPITFIIQAAPGGASDMVSRTITAIAQEILKVPINCTNITGAAGAIAMKRLQTSKPDGYTMGYVPVELSMVKALGYADFGPEDFDLLMRIMVIPAALTVRADSPWKTAQEFIEYVKTRPGTVTVGNSGPGSIWHIAALSLEKATGIKLVHVPFDGAAPAVAALLGGHITAVTVSPTEVKAGVESGQLRILAVMSDERTPLFPDVPTMKELGYDVSIAAWGGLALPKGVDPEVYKILADAFKKAYDSETFQKFLLDRGMTPAYLDGQKFKEFAVAQYNMFMELIPKALGK
- a CDS encoding tripartite tricarboxylate transporter TctB family protein; translated protein: MGDLIFSLVSIAYSIYLLVESSKLPAGIATIPGPGFFPRLIASVILVLACLLLTFSLRRFFKKTTTPFPKGRWAQVSLVLITILLYVLLWGRCNFLLNTFLMLFSIHIVTGSKWYMGLIGSAVLSIGVFLLFGNVFHVLFF
- a CDS encoding tripartite tricarboxylate transporter permease yields the protein MQQFVQGFLQAIDPRAIIYLLVGTFSGLIIGTLPGLTATMAVAIITPLTFWLSPNEGLAMLIGVWNSAIFSGGISAILINTPGTPASIASTFDGFALTKKGMAGLALGINVVFSCVGGILGIVALIAVGFPLAKFALSFGPAEYFTLAIFGLSTMVAVSGKSILKGMIAGFLGFSIALIGLDPIFGSERFTFGRMELLGGISFIPVMIGLFGIGEVLSQIFTKSRTMSADARITTQLKRVVPTFKEVKDLTPVALLSSLIGIVIGVIPGAGADIAGLVAWDQSRRIAKRPEEYGKGSLEGLAASTTANNACLGGALTTMMALGLPGDAVTAILIGAFIIYGVQPGPIMFRDHANFVYMVITLMLLANVVFLAVGFFFSKILTKFLSLPQSFIWATIIILSLVGSYAINNSAFDLMIVFLSGVLGFIFRLLDVPLGPIVLALILGPMAEANMRRALILSGGSFTTFFTRPISLVLLILSAVSLLTSVLRKRKS
- a CDS encoding bifunctional 4-hydroxy-2-oxoglutarate aldolase/2-dehydro-3-deoxy-phosphogluconate aldolase, producing MLERLLDSKILIVVRGLNVREAMDLCEILLENDLRFVEVSFSEEDADKVLKALKTHFGGELFLGAGTVFDERNYQRAIAAGADYLLSPGLSSRVAELSRKDRVAYVPGVFTSTDVQNALELGLDVLKLYPADVNLLRSYRGPFPKVKFIPFGGVTDENVTRYFSSGAAAVGVGSYIANKKLLQERNFKELDDRIKKIKSLIGGSSGSEC